In the Phaseolus vulgaris cultivar G19833 chromosome 7, P. vulgaris v2.0, whole genome shotgun sequence genome, one interval contains:
- the LOC137828905 gene encoding leashin-like, with the protein MAVTDSHGDTLNEFSVREEENPQKLASPEPGATAKRKKKRKKINEESNEQSQVEVFPKPSVDSQFSQEGNVDTAADNPQPTPKKKKIKNVRGEPQLQTSDPSIAVCVESDDTRGEGARLDDANGNGGLFPESLLDTPVPIVSHEENAEGTALNPGATAKKKRKKKILQGEQQICDPSIQIGVERDDTKDEVSREGNVNENGGLCPQALSDTPVLIVSHEEKAEGTALDPSPTPNNKNKKVLQGAEQICDPSIRIGVKPDVAKDEGSREGNVNENGGLFPQPLLDTPVPILSHEENAEGTALNPSPTHKKKRKKKILQGEGQIYDPSIRIGLQPDVAKDEGSREGDVNENGSLCPKPLLDTLVPIVSHEENVEGTALNPSSTPKKKRNKKILLGAEQICDPSIQIGVEPDVGKDEGSREGDVNENGGLCHAPLLDTPVPIVSHEENAEGTALNHSSTPKKKKRRKKILQSGEQISDLSIQIGVERDVAKDEGSREGDVNENGGVCPKSFLDAPVPIVSHEENAEGTALNPSSTPKKKRNKKILQGAEQICDPSIRIGVEPDVGKDEGSQEGDVKENGGLCPAPLLDTPVPIVSLEENAEGTALNPSSTPKKKRRKKILQSEGQISDPSIQIGVEGDVAKDEGSREGDVNENGGVCPKPFLDAPVPIVYHEENAEGTALNPSPTPKKKRNKKILQGAEQICDPSIRIGVEPDVGKDEGSREGNVNKNEDLCPKPLLDKPIPIVSLEEKVEATAQNPSPPPKEKSLQGAEQICDPSIRIGVEPDVTNEEGSQRGDAIGNGGLCPKTLLDAPPPIVPREENAQAAQNPSPKPKKKKENLQGAEQICDPSIRIGMESDVPKEGGQQGSEKAETSTQNPIPTPKRKRRKNVQGEQQQQLQICNPSISIGVEPDVKKERAQQVNANEVGVSGISEERPGPDSTAPEDRHQKMDSVRKKKKALKSPGAEAEPELKESYKTENPQMCILDLKQKEAGANAENSGVCSKPEVAPQLYIADLELKEKAEVIEVNKEHPQAGSKPELESPVDMPTQTEPRKKKKKKVKKKKETKPTEVHAQHPQPQPCSNHAPTVQGIIEECPAPEGAKSSTGSKALKPPGAEAEPELKESYKTENPQQCTLDLKQKEAGANAENSGVFSKPEVAPQLYIADLELKEKAEVIEVNKEHPQAGSKPELESPVDMPTQMEPRKKKKKKVKKKKETKPTEVHAQHPQPQPCSNHAPTVQGIIEECPAPEGAKSNEADGKPPETPVQGFLYPVVAHPIDPTIPVQASPKDTATAKDQDLKMSGKKRKRNPIAAPSIEPTIQTGQDPPVDPGQMTKKKKKKKSKSAQKNKLLESEKHNAHPTAEAPVQKTEGPTTTKKSTGRCNAEQAANTLVHGTERLTVTKSPVKNHVQSSLSCGACQKTGHRLEQCKRLRSLSKFKEVCFFCGEIGHSLGKCGVSQAGGRFAKCLLCYEHGHFGYDCPQSDNKKKQKVLAANGHQHKS; encoded by the exons ATGGCTGTAACCGACAGCCATGGCGACACGCTGAACGAGTTCTCCGTCAGAGAGGAGGAGAATCCTCAAAAACTCGCTTCTCCGGAACCTGGCGCCACTGcaaagaggaagaaaaagagaaagaagataaACGAGGAATCAAACGAACAGTCCCAGGTTGAGGTATTCCCTAAACCCTCAGTAGACTCGCAATTTTCTCAAGAGGGAAATGTTGACACCGCTGCAGATAATCCTCAACCAACCcccaagaagaagaagattaagAATGTGCGTGGTGAACCACAGCTTCAGACATCTGACCCTTCAATTGCGGTTTGCGTGGAATCCGATGATACGAGGGGAGAAGGAGCTCGACTAGATGATGCTAATGGGAATGGAGGTTTGTTTCCTGAATCCTTATTAGATACACCGGTCCCAATTGTTTCGCATGAGGAAAATGCTGAAGGAACTGCACTGAACCCTGGCGCAACCgcaaagaagaagaggaagaagaagatttTGCAAGGTGAACAGCAAATATGTGACCCTTCAATCCAGATAGGTGTGGAACGTGATGATACGAAGGATGAAGTATCACGAGAAGGTAATGTTAATGAGAATGGGGGTTTGTGCCCTCAAGCTTTATCAGACACACCAGTCCTAATTGTATCCCATGAGGAAAAGGCTGAAGGAACTGCGCTGGACCCTAGCCCAACCcctaataataaaaacaagaaGGTTTTGCAAGGTGCAGAGCAAATATGTGACCCTTCAATCAGAATAGGTGTGAAACCTGATGTTGCGAAAGATGAAGGATCACGAGAAGGTAATGTTAATGAGAATGGGGGTCTCTTCCCTCAACCCTTATTGGATACACCAGTCCCAATTCTGTCCCATGAGGAAAATGCTGAAGGAACTGCACTGAACCCTAGCCCAACCCacaagaagaagaggaagaagaagatttTGCAAGGCGAAGGTCAAATATATGACCCTTCAATCCGGATAGGTTTGCAACCTGATGTTGCGAAGGATGAAGGATCACGAGAAGGTGATGTTAATGAGAATGGGAGTTTGTGTCCTAAACCCTTATTAGATACTCTAGTCCCAATTGTTTCACACGAGGAAAATGTTGAAGGAACTGCACTGAACCCTAGCTCAACCCCcaagaagaagagaaacaaaaagATTTTGCTAGGTGCAGAGCAAATATGTGACCCTTCAATCCAGATAGGTGTGGAACCTGATGTTGGGAAGGATGAAGGATCACGAGAAGGTGATGTTAATGAGAATGGGGGTCTTTGCCATGCACCCTTATTAGATACACCAGTCCCAATTGTTTCCCATGAGGAAAATGCTGAAGGAACTGCACTGAACCATAGTTCAACCcccaagaagaagaagaggaggaagaagattTTGCAAAGTGGAGAGCAAATATCTGACCTTTCAATCCAGATAGGTGTGGAACGTGATGTTGCGAAGGATGAAGGATCACGAGAAGGTGATGTTAATGAGAATGGGGGTGTGTGCCCTAAATCCTTCTTAGACGCACCAGTCCCAATTGTTTCCCATGAGGAAAATGCCGAAGGAACTGCACTGAATCCTAGCTCAACCCCcaagaagaagagaaacaaaaagATTTTGCAAGGTGCAGAGCAAATATGTGACCCTTCAATCCGGATAGGTGTGGAACCTGATGTTGGGAAGGATGAAGGATCACAAGAAGGTGATGTTAAAGAGAATGGGGGTCTCTGCCCTGCACCTTTATTAGATACACCAGTCCCAATTGTTTCGCTTGAGGAAAATGCTGAAGGAACTGCACTGAACCCTAGTTCAACCCccaagaagaagaggaggaagaagattTTGCAAAGCGAAGGGCAAATATCTGACCCTTCAATCCAGATAGGTGTGGAAGGTGATGTTGCGAAGGATGAAGGATCACGAGAAGGTGATGTTAATGAGAATGGGGGTGTGTGCCCTAAACCCTTCTTAGATGCACCAGTCCCAATTGTTTACCATGAGGAAAATGCTGAAGGAACTGCACTGAATCCTAGCCCAACCCCcaagaagaagagaaacaaGAAGATTTTGCAAGGTGCAGAGCAAATATGTGACCCTTCAATCCGGATAGGTGTGGAACCTGATGTTGGGAAGGATGAAGGATCACGAGAAGGTAATGTTAATAAGAATGAGGATCTCTGTCCTAAACCGTTATTAGATAAACCAATCCCAATTGTTTCCCTTGAGGAAAAGGTGGAAGCAACTGCACAGAACCCTAGCCCACCCCCCAAGGAGAAGAGTTTGCAAGGTGCTGAACAAATATGTGACCCTTCAATTCGGATAGGCGTGGAACCTGATGTTACGAACGAAGAAGGATCACAAAGAGGTGATGCTATTGGGAATGGGGGTTTGTGCCCTAAAACCTTATTAGATGCACCACCCCCAATTGTTCCCCGTGAGGAAAATGCTCAAGCAGCACAGAACCCTAGTCCAAAAcccaagaagaagaaagagaatttGCAAGGTGCAGAGCAAATATGTGACCCTTCAATCCGGATAGGTATGGAATCTGATGTGCCGAAGGAAGGAGGACAACAAGGTTCTGAAAAAGCTGAAACAAGTACACAGAATCCTATCCCAACTCCCAAGAGAAAAAGGAGGAAGAATGTGCAAGgtgaacaacaacaacaacttcAGATTTGCAACCCCTCAATCTCGATAGGTGTGGAACCTGATGTTAAGAAGGAAAGAGCACAACAAGTTAATGCTAATGAAGTTGGGGTATCTGGAATAAGTGAAGAACGCCCTGGACCTGATTCCACAGCCCCAGAAGACCGGCACCAGAAAATGGATTCTGtgaggaaaaagaagaaagcCCTTAAGTCTCCAGGGGCTGAAGCAGAACCAGAACTAAAGGAGTCCTATAAGACAGAGAACCCTCAAATGTGCATCCTGGACCTGAAACAGAAAGAGGCAGGAGCCAATGCTGAGAACTCTGGAGTATGTTCTAAACCTGAAGTGGCACCCCAATTATACATAGCAGACTTAGAACTTAAAGAAAAGGCAGAAGTAATTGAAGTTAACAAAGAGCATCCTCAAGCAGGTTCTAAACCTGAATTAGAGTCTCCAGTAGACATGCCAACTCAAACGGAGCctcgaaagaaaaaaaaaaagaaggtaaaaaagaaaaaagagacaAAACCGACTGAAGTACATGCACAACATCCTCAACCTCAACCTTGTTCTAACCATGCACCCACAGTTCAAGGAATAATTGAAGAATGCCCTGCACCTGAGGGGGCAAAATCCTCAACAGGTTCTAAAGCCCTTAAGCCTCCAGGGGCTGAAGCAGAACCAGAACTAAAGGAGTCCTATAAGACAGAGAACCCTCAACAGTGCACCCTGGACCTGAAACAGAAAGAGGCAGGAGCCAATGCTGAGAACTCTGGAGTATTTTCTAAACCTGAAGTGGCACCCCAATTATACATAGCAGACTTAGAACTTAAAGAAAAGGCAGAAGTAATTGAAGTTAACAAAGAGCATCCTCAAGCAGGTTCTAAACCTGAATTAGAGTCTCCAGTAGACATGCCAACTCAAATGGAGCctcgaaagaaaaaaaaaaagaaggtaaaaaagaaaaaagagacaAAACCGACTGAAGTACATGCACAACATCCTCAACCTCAACCTTGTTCTAACCATGCACCCACAGTTCAAGGAATAATTGAAGAATGCCCTGCACCTGAGGGGGCAAAATCCAATGAAGCAGATGGCAAGCCACCTGAAACCCCAGTCCAGGGATTTTTATATCCTGTAGTAGCACACCCAATAGACCCAACAATCCCAGTCCAAGCTTCCCCAAAAGACACAGCAACCGCAAAAGACCAAGATCTGAAGATGAGTGGGAAAAAGAGGAAGCGTAATCCTATAGCTGCTCCCTCAATAGAGCCGACAATTCAAACAGGCCAAGATCCCCCAGTAGACCCAGGACAGATgaccaagaagaagaagaagaagaaaagtaaGAGTGCACAGAAAAACAAACTGTTAGAATCTGAGAAACACAATGCTCATCCTACTGCAGAAGCCCCAGTTCAGAAAACTGAAGGACCCACCACAACTAAAAAATCGACG GGCAGATGCAATGCTGAACAAGCTGCTAACACCCTGGTTCATGGAACTGAGCGTCTCACAGTCACTAAATCTCCCGTTAAAAATCATGTTCAAAGTTCCTTG AGTTGTGGGGCGTGCCAAAAGACTGGTCACAGATTAGAACAATGCAAGAGGTTGAGAAGTCTTTCCAAGTTTAAAGAAGTCTGCTTCTTTTGTGGGGAAATTGGCCATTCACTTGGAAAATGTGGTGTGTCTCAAGCGG GGGGAAGGTTTGCTAAGTGCTTACTCTGTTACGAACATGGACACTTTGGCTATGACTGTCCTCAaagtgataataaaaaaaagcaaaag GTGCTCGCAGCCAATGGCCATCAACATAA GTCATGA
- the LOC137828907 gene encoding actin-depolymerizing factor 7 — translation MANAASGMAVLDECKLKFLELKAKRNFRFIVFKIENYEVVVEKLGSPTETYEDFTASLPANECRYAVFDFDFTTNENCQKSKIFFIAWAPDTSKVREKMVYASSKDRFKRELDGIQVELQATDPSEMSFDIIKARANI, via the exons ATG GCCAACGCGGCATCTGGAATGGCTGTTCTTGATGAGTGTAAATTAAAGTTCCTGGAACTAAAGGCAAAGAGGAACTTCCGTTTCATTGTGTTTAAGATTGAGAACTACGAAGTGGTAGTGGAGAAACTTGGAAGCCCAACAGAAACCTATGAGGACTTCACTGCATCTCTTCCTGCTAATGAGTGCCGCTACGCTGTCTTTGATTTTGATTTCACAACAAATGAAAACTGCCAGAAAAGCAAGATTTTCTTCATTGCATG GGCTCCGGATACATCAAAGGTGAGAGAGAAGATGGTGTATGCGAGCTCCAAGGACAGATTCAAGAGGGAACTTGATGGCATTCAGGTTGAGTTGCAAGCAACGGATCCCAGTGAGATGAGCTTTGATATCATAAAAGCAAGGgcaaatatataa
- the LOC137828846 gene encoding receptor-like protein EIX2: MRANSIVFLVALALLFLIALPQLCLCENSTSGNTMEERQALERLKGSFSNSSMFVSWEGNDQCQWKGVQCDGITGHVVKLVLHWQKSCSCGHRFICTCSSQNSNGVHPSILELKHLNYLELTGISFGNGPIPAFLASMNQLTHLNLSHCGFMGKVPQQLGNLSNLQVLDFSGNPLDVDDLAWLSKLSSLKHLAMNGVNLGEAYNLLQVLDTLPFLLQVEFSGCDLTNMNFPAGHVNSTFLAKVQVLNLAQNLLSSPVPDAFLNMSSIVDLNLGYNNLTSLPNWLVNLDALVNLNLSGNPFKRIEASVISILTNMCSLRSLDLSSSMPIFGGSGLGQGNYSGCGRYNLEVLVLRGSGIKDRLPSWFGQLSNLNILDLAMNLFYGPIPSSFGNLLALTTLDLSDNQLHGSIPATLGRLSSLGLLDLSNNHLNGSIPESLGQLRNLVTLRMVNNSFTGIISEIHLRNLSNLVEFQVGYNNLDVKTESNWKPPFKYLQVLGMAYNNVTHFPQWVQTQEQLFTLDISNNQIIGNIPQDFGHHLPNLYRLNLRTNLIEGSIPDSLCKMESLFILDLSENRFSGTIPNCWGRQFFSVLNVASNRLSGTIPNSFGNLTVGWLNLSNNSLHGEPFQALQSNEWLQILDLGENQFTGNIPSWWAAQSVLENMRLRENLFSGDIPTSLCRFFNLKILDLADNNLSGSIPACIGDFRGMMIKGVEAPPAFTYDADEWAKRHFKQFLKGNEHDYTKKFAYPYLVNLDLSSNSLVGSIPDDLTSLSGLIGLNLSHNHLSAKIPNNIQKMKSLESLDFSNNNLSGPIPTNMSIMDNLGFLNLSYNNLSGSIPTNDHFLTFDNRSFAGNPHLCGEPLTNKCSISNGVPTSVSHEEHNENGDKKEKVLFYFVIALGFITGFWAFLGTLLLKRDWRHAYIVYVDGVVDKIYVAIMVRVAKN; encoded by the coding sequence ATGAGAGCGAACTCAATTGTGTTCCTTGTTGCTTTGGCTTTGTTGTTCCTTATTGCACTTCCACAGTTGTGCTTGTGTGAGAATTCAACCTCTGGCAACACAATGGAAGAGCGACAAGCTCTTGAAAGACTCAAAGGAAGTTTCTCCAACAGCTCCATGTTTGTTTCTTGGGAAGGAAATGATCAATGCCAGTGGAAAGGAGTGCAATGTGATGGCATCACCGGACACGTTGTCAAGCTTGTTCTCCATTGGCAAAAGTCATGCAGTTGTGGACACCGTTTTATATGCACCTGCTCATCACAAAATTCTAATGGCGTTCACCCTTCTATATTGGAGTTGAAACACTTGAACTATCTCGAACTCACAGGAATCTCTTTTGGCAATGGTCCTATACCAGCATTCCTTGCTTCCATGAATCAATTGACACATCTTAACCTCTCTCACTGTGGTTTCATGGGAAAGGTTCCTCAACAACTTGGTAATCTTTCAAATTTGCAGGTTCTTGATTTCAGTGGAAATCCTTTAGATGTTGATGATCTGGCTTGGCTTTCGAAACTTTCATCACTGAAACACCTAGCAATGAATGGAGTGAACCTTGGGGAAGCATATAATCTATTGCAGGTGCTTGATACCCTTCCTTTCTTGTTGCAAGTAGAGTTTAGTGGATGTGATCTTACCAACATGAACTTTCCTGCTGGCCATGTTAATTCTACGTTTCTTGCCAAAGTTCAAGTGCTGAATCTTGCTCAAAATTTACTCTCTAGCCCTGTTCCTGATGCTTTTCTGAACATGAGTTCAATTGTAGACCTCAACCTTGGTTACAACAATCTCACTTCACTTCCAAATTGGTTGGTTAATCTTGATGCCCTTGTCAATCTTAATCTTTCTGGTAATCCCTTCAAGAGGATTGAAGCCTCCGTGATATCTATCTTGACAAACATGTGCTCTCTCCGATCATTAGACTTGTCATCCAGCATGCCTATTTTTGGAGGGTCTGGGCTTGGTCAGGGAAACTATTCGGGATGTGGGAGATACAATTTGGAAGTTTTAGTCTTGAGAGGAAGTGGAATTAAGGACAGGTTGCCTAGTTGGTTTGGACAACTGTCAAATTTGAATATCCTTGATCTTGCAATGAATTTATTCTATGGTCCAATTCCATCATCCTTTGGAAATTTGTTGGCCTTGACGACATTAGATCTTTCTGATAATCAACTACATGGGTCAATTCCAGCTACCTTGGGACGGTTGTCATCTTTAGGCTTATTAGATCTTTCTAATAATCACTTGAATGGAAGCATTCCTGAAAGCCTTGGACAACTGAGGAATCTAGTGACCTTAAGGATGGTTAACAACTCATTCACAGGTATCATATCAGAGATTCACCTTCGTAACCTCTCAAATTTGGTAGAATTTCAAGTAGGATACAACAATCTTGATGTGAAGACAGAGTCAAATTGGAAACCACCTTTCAAGTATTTACAAGTCCTTGGAATGGCCTACAATAATGTCACACATTTTCCTCAGTGGGTTCAAACACAGGAGCAACTTTTTACATTAGACATCTCCAACAATCAGATTATAGGAAATATTCCACAAGATTTTGGTCATCATCTTCCAAACTTGTATAGGCTAAATCTCCGTACTAACCTTATAGAAGGTTCAATACCAGACTCATTGTGCAAGATGGAAAGCTTGTTCATTCTCGATCTCTCAGAAAACAGATTTTCTGGCACAATTCCTAATTGTTGGGGAAGGCAGTTTTTCTCAGTCTTAAATGTGGCATCAAATCGGTTATCCGGCACCATTCCAAACTCATTTGGGAATCTTACAGTGGGGTGGTTGAATTTGAGCAACAATAGTCTCCACGGAGAGCCTTTTCAAGCCTTGCAAAGCAACGAATGGTTGCAGATTTTGGATCTTGGTGAGAATCAATTTACAGGAAATATACCTTCTTGGTGGGCAGCACAAAGTGTTCTTGAAAATATGAGACTACGGGAGAACTTGTTCAGTGGTGATATTCCAACATCTCTCTGCCGGTTCTTCAATTTAAAAATCCTGGACCTTGCTGACAATAATTTGTCAGGTTCAATCCCTGCCTGCATTGGTGATTTCCGGGGCATGATGATAAAGGGAGTTGAAGCACCACCAGCATTCACATATGATGCAGATGAATGGGCAAAAAGGCATTTCAAGCAATTCCTGAAAGGAAATGAACATGATTACACAAAAAAATTCGCATATCCATACTTGGTAAACTTAGACTTGTCGAGTAACAGTCTGGTGGGATCAATCCCTGACGACTTAACCTCTCTTTCAGGATTGATTGGCTTGAACTTATCACATAATCACTTGTCAGCAAAAATTCCAAACAACATACAGAAAATGAAGTCACTGGAATCTCTCGATTTCTCCAACAATAACCTTTCTGGTCCCATCCCAACCAacatgtccatcatggataatCTAGGTTTCTTAAACTTGTCCTACAATAATTTATCTGGTTCCATTCCAACAAATGATCATTTCCTCACCTTTGATAATCGATCTTTTGCTGGCAATCCACATCTCTGCGGAGAACCCCTTACGAATAAATGTTCCATCAGCAATGGGGTACCTACAAGCGTGAGCCATGAAGAACACAATGAGAACGGTGATAAGAAAgaaaaggtgttgttttactttgtCATTGCACTTGGCTTCATTACAGGGTTTTGGGCATTCTTGGGAACTCTGTTGTTGAAGAGGGATTGGAGACATGCTTACATTGTTTATGTAGATGGGGTTGTAGATAAAATCTATGTAGCAATAATGGTAAGAGTAGCTAAAAACTGA
- the LOC137828885 gene encoding flt3 receptor-interacting lectin-like, translated as MAISNNKPSFLIPQLVFVTMLLIMFPSEVNSAESLSFSFTKFGPDQKDLIFQGDATSTNNVLQLTKLDNEGNPVSGSVGRVLYSGPFHLWENSAALSSFETTFTIQISTPYTSPPADGFAFFLAPHDTVIPPNSGGSLLGLFSDLNAFKNSSTTSQNQTLFDVKAASNKVVAVEFDTYPNENVGDPRYRHIGIDVNSIRSKATARWEWYNGKTASARISYNSASKKLTVATFYPGIKALTLSHDVDLHAELPEWVRVGFSASTGEQKERNTILSWSFKSSLEKNEVNEEKEDIYITSVV; from the coding sequence ATGGCTATCTCTAACAACAAACCTTCTTTCCTAATTCCTCAGCTTGTCTTTGTGACCATGTTGTTGATCATGTTCCCCAGTGAGGTGAATTCAGCAGAGTCATTATCTTTTAGCTTTACCAAGTTTGGTCCTGACCAAAAAGATCTTATCTTCCAAGGTGATGCCACTTCTACAAACAATGTCTTACAACTCACTAAGTTAGACAATGAAGGAAACCCTGTGTCTGGTAGTGTGGGAAGAGTCTTATACTCTGGACCATTTCACCTTTGGGAAAACTCTGCGGCACTCTCAAGCTTTGAAACTACTTTCACCATTCAAATCTCAACACCTTACACTTCTCCTCCAGCTGATGGCTTTGCCTTCTTCCTTGCACCACACGACACAGTCATCCCTCCAAATTCTGGGGGCAGTCTCCTTGGACTCTTTTCTGACTTAAACGCTTTCAAAAACTCCTCCACCACctctcaaaaccaaacccttttTGATGTCAAAGCTGCATCAAACAAAGTTGTTGCTGTCGAATTTGACACCTACCCTAATGAAAACGTTGGCGATCCAAGATACAGACACATTGGAATCGATGTGAACTCTATCAGGTCCAAGGCAACTGCTAGGTGGGAGTGGTACAATGGGAAAACGGCCTCTGCACGCATCAGCTATAACTCTGCCTCTAAAAAACTAACTGTTGCTACTTTTTATCCTGGGATTAAAGCTTTGACTCTCTCGCATGATGTTGACTTACATGCAGAGCTTCCTGAATGGGTTAGAGTAGGGTTTTCTGCTTCAACTGGagaacaaaaagaaagaaacaccATTCTCTCATGGTCTTTCAAATCAAGCTTGGAGAAAAACGAGGTGAATGAGGAGAAAGAAGACATTTATATTACAAGCGTTGTGTGA